One Vulpes lagopus strain Blue_001 chromosome 18, ASM1834538v1, whole genome shotgun sequence DNA window includes the following coding sequences:
- the NRSN2 gene encoding neurensin-2 — translation MPDCDRSCSCSRGPNVEDGKWYGVRSYLHLFYEDCAGTALSDDPEGPPILCPRRPWPSLCWKISLSSGTLLLLLGVAALTTGYAVPPKLEGIGEGEFLVLDQRAADYNQALGTCRLAGTALCVAAGILLAICLFWAVTGWLSQDMKAEPLDPDADGHMEIFGDEPEQQLSPIFRDANGQCWFSPPASPFGQSSVQTIQPKRDS, via the exons ATGCCAGACTGTGACCGTTCCTGCAGCTGTAGCCGCGGCCCCAATGTGGAAGATGGCAAATGGTATGGGGTCCGCTCCTACCTGCATCTCTTCTATGAAGACTGTGCAGGTACAGCCCTCAGCGATGACCCTGAGGGGCCTCCTATTCTGTGTCCCCGCCGACCCTGGCCCTCACTGTGCTGGAAG ATCAGTCTGTCTtcggggaccctgcttctgctGCTGGGTGTGGCAGCCCTGACCACCGGCTATGCCGTACCACCCAAGCTGGAGGGCATCGGAGAGGGGGAGTTCCTGGTGTTGGATCAGCGGGCAGCCGATTACAACCAGGCTCTGGGCACCTGCCGCTTGGCAGGCACAGCACTCTGTGTGGCGGCTGGGATCCTGCTGGCCATTTGCCTCTTCTGGGCCGTGACTGGCTGGCTGAGCCAGGACATGAAGGCAGAACCCTTGGACCCCGACGCTGATGGCCACATGGAGATCTTCGGGGATGAGCCAGAACAGCAGCTGTCGCCCATCTTCCGAGACGCCAATGGCCAGTGTTGGTTCTCACCACCTGCGAGCCCCTTTGGGCAATCATCTGTGCAGACCATCCAGCCCAAGCGGGACTCTTGA